Proteins from a genomic interval of Cucumis melo cultivar AY chromosome 7, USDA_Cmelo_AY_1.0, whole genome shotgun sequence:
- the LOC103493191 gene encoding uncharacterized protein LOC103493191 isoform X1 → MSRPMEEDTSKNEEEEFNTGPLSVLMMSVKNNTQVLINCRNNKKLLGRVRAFDRHCNMVLENVREMWTEVPKTGKGKKKAQPVNKDRFISKMFLRGDSVIIVLRNPK, encoded by the exons ATGAG CCGACCAATGGAGGAAGAT ACTAGCAAGAATGAGGAAGAAGAGTTCAATACTGGTCCACTTTCCGTGCTCATGATGAGTGTTAAAAATAACACTCAG GTTCTCATAAATTGCCGCAATAATAAGAAGCTTTTGGGACGTGTAAGGGCCTTCGACCGGCATTGTAATATGGTTCTGGAAAATGTTAGAGAGATGTGGACTGAG GTACCTAAAACTGGGAAAGGCAAGAAAAAGGCTCAGCCTGTTAACAAGGACAGATTTATCAGCAAGATGTTCCTCAGAGGAGACTCGGTCATTATCGTTCTTAGGAATCCCAAGTAA
- the LOC103493191 gene encoding uncharacterized protein LOC103493191 isoform X2, translating into MRYYTSKNEEEEFNTGPLSVLMMSVKNNTQVLINCRNNKKLLGRVRAFDRHCNMVLENVREMWTEVPKTGKGKKKAQPVNKDRFISKMFLRGDSVIIVLRNPK; encoded by the exons ATGAGGTATTAT ACTAGCAAGAATGAGGAAGAAGAGTTCAATACTGGTCCACTTTCCGTGCTCATGATGAGTGTTAAAAATAACACTCAG GTTCTCATAAATTGCCGCAATAATAAGAAGCTTTTGGGACGTGTAAGGGCCTTCGACCGGCATTGTAATATGGTTCTGGAAAATGTTAGAGAGATGTGGACTGAG GTACCTAAAACTGGGAAAGGCAAGAAAAAGGCTCAGCCTGTTAACAAGGACAGATTTATCAGCAAGATGTTCCTCAGAGGAGACTCGGTCATTATCGTTCTTAGGAATCCCAAGTAA
- the LOC103493192 gene encoding U-box domain-containing protein 5 isoform X1 — protein sequence MEDPTRNGNRVDDFPKLVDSCEWELILLKMWRLFQMPIPLRMCTELMKLVDRVSEILPAIEEARPGSPEGRQALCNLNEGKMKAELLLQYCRDSSKLYLALTGDRIVSRCHRVRTLLEHNLRKIKYMVSVALARKISQIADDLRVAKFILDSSEEEAWKDMRQLLKLGALPPDELEKSEIKALKTAALRLNILSSKELLYERRSIRKLLDDVGHDDPAKKKILTYLLYLLKKHGELILQEIRETQADSSSSNEYGETKANARHRNYASQADIVLNRAIPPEEFKCPISMRLMYDPVVIASGVTYEKVWIEKWFQEGHDTCPQTKMKLADCSVTPNVDLKNLINKWCIKFGVTIPDPSVEPECPEVWENSIASFGSSMNDIRLPIDFSNVSLGGLDNSYYPDLLRLNGGIELAIKSGQSKEDDLQKFQSDSNAEEIDLEFPSTMSELSWESKCKVMKDMKISINKNGVGLTLSETVLDQLASFLKDACNQQDSEAQKNGCELFLSLVRRSRSNRLSVPDKVLKSLASLLNSEVTYEVLAILEAISGHRKCSSSFVTSGVLSSLAKYLDSEIEDLQEFAIKILYNLSINSDICSDIVSLGCIPKLVPLLNYGNFSGKCIFILKNLCHTEEARISIVGTNGCISSIAQRLGMGSLEDQEHAVTILLSLCSQRVEYCELVMEEGVIPPLCTISMKGSEKGKVGATELLRLLRDVQDNEPQDSGVSEPPSSYEPPCNSEQRKPSKKSGFLGFFSKRSPRKK from the exons ATGGAAGACCCAACAAGAAATGGAAACCGAGTTGACGATTTCCCTA AGTTGGTGGACTCTTGTGAATGGGAACTGATACTACTGAAAATGTGGAGGCTGTTTCAAATGCCCATTCCTTTAAG AATGTGCACTGAGTTAATGAAATTGGTTGACCGGGTCTCGGAGATATTGCCAGCAATTGAAGAAGCTCGGCCTGGAAGTCCGGAAGGAAGACAGGCCTTATGCAATTTAAACGAAGGAAAGATGAAAGCTGAGCTACTTCTTCAGTATTGTCGAGACTCTAGTAAACTTTATCTG GCATTGACAGGAGATAGGATTGTCTCTAGATGTCACAGAGTGAGGACATTGTTGGAGCATAATTTGCGCAAAATTAAATACATGGTTTCTGTGGCGTTGGCTCGAAAG ATCTCTCAAATAGCAGATGATCTTAGGGTTGCCAAATTTATCCTCGACTCATCTGAAGAAGAGGCTTGGAAGGATATGAGACAATTGCTGAAGCTAGGTGCTTTGCCTCCAGATGAACTGGAAAAATCTGAAATCAAGGCTCTTAAAACTGCTGCTTTGAGGCTTAATATTTTATCATCCAAGGAATTGCTGTACGAGAGACGATCAATCAGGAAATTATTAGATGATGTTGGTCATGACGATCCCGCGAAAAAGAAGATTTTGACATACCTCCTATATCTTTTGAAGAAGCATGGGGAGTTGATACTGCAAGAAATCAGAGAAACCCAAGCCGATAGTTCTAGTAGTAATGAATATGGGGAAACTAAAGCTAACGCGAGACACAGAAATTATGCTTCTCAAGCTGATATAGTACTCAATAGGGCCATCCCCCCTGAGGAATTTAAGTGCCCCATATCAATGAGATTGATGTATGATCCTGTTGTGATTGCATCTGGAGTGACATATGAGAAGGTGTGGATAGAAAAGTGGTTTCAGGAGGGTCATGATACATGCCCGCAAACCAAAATGAAATTAGCTGATTGTTCAGTGACTCCTAATGTTGATTTGaagaatttaattaataaatggTGCATAAAGTTTGGAGTCACCATTCCCGACCCGAGTGTGGAACCAGAGTGCCCCGAGGTTTGGGAGAATTCCATTGCTAGCTTTGGAAGTTCAATGAATGATATACGTTTACCCATCGACTTCAGCAATGTATCACTTGGAGGTCTTGACAATAGTTACTATCCAGATTTATTGAGGCTCAATGGTGGCATTGAATTGGCTATCAAGTCTGGGCAGAGTAAAGAGGATGATCTGCAAAAGTTTCAATCTGATTCAAATGCTGAGGAAATAGACTTGGAGTTTCCATCTACCATGAGTGAGCTTTCATGGGAATCAAAATGCAAGGTTATGAAAGATATGAAAATTTCCATCAACAAAAACGGAGTTGGTCTGACCTTATCTGAAACTGTCTTGGATCAACTTGCCTCATTTTTGAAGGATGCATGTAATCAGCAGGATTCTGAAGCTCAGAAAAATGGATGTGAGCTATTTCTTTCACTTGTGAGAAGAAGCAG ATCCAATAGACTGAGTGTTCCTGATAAGGTTCTGAAATCGTTGGCTAGTTTACTGAATTCAGAAGTGACTTATGAAGTTCTTGCCATTTTAGAAGCAATATCTGGCCACCGTAAATGCAGCTCTAGTTTTGTCACATCCGGCGTCCTTTCTTCATTGGCTAAGTACCTCGACTCAGAGATTGAAGACTTGCAAGAATTTGCCATTAAAATTTTATACAATTTATCCATAAACAGCGACATCTGCTCTGACATCGTATCATTGGGGTGCATACCGAAACTAGTTCCTTTGCTAAATTACGGGAATTTCTCAGGCAAATGTATATTTATACTGAAAAATTTGTGCCACACGGAGGAGGCAAGAATTTCTATTGTGGGAACTAATGGCTGCATTAGCTCCATTGCACAACGTCTGGGGATGGGCAGTCTTGAAGACCAGGAGCATGCAGTTACTATCCTCCTTTCGTTATGCTCTCAACGAGTTGAATATTGTGAGTTAGTAATGGAGGAAGGTGTGATCCCTCCTCTTTGCACCATCTCTATGAAGGGGAGTGAGAAAGGAAAAGTGGGTGCCACTGAATTACTCCGACTTCTACGAGATGTTCAGGATAACGAGCCTCAAGATTCAGGTGTTTCCGAGCCGCCATCCTCTTACGAGCCCCCGTGCAACTCTGAGCAAAGAAAGCCGAGCAAGAAGTCGGGATTTCTTGGATTCTTCTCAAAGCGCAGTCCCCGGAAAAAGTAG
- the LOC103493192 gene encoding U-box domain-containing protein 5 isoform X3 translates to MWRLFQMPIPLRMCTELMKLVDRVSEILPAIEEARPGSPEGRQALCNLNEGKMKAELLLQYCRDSSKLYLALTGDRIVSRCHRVRTLLEHNLRKIKYMVSVALARKISQIADDLRVAKFILDSSEEEAWKDMRQLLKLGALPPDELEKSEIKALKTAALRLNILSSKELLYERRSIRKLLDDVGHDDPAKKKILTYLLYLLKKHGELILQEIRETQADSSSSNEYGETKANARHRNYASQADIVLNRAIPPEEFKCPISMRLMYDPVVIASGVTYEKVWIEKWFQEGHDTCPQTKMKLADCSVTPNVDLKNLINKWCIKFGVTIPDPSVEPECPEVWENSIASFGSSMNDIRLPIDFSNVSLGGLDNSYYPDLLRLNGGIELAIKSGQSKEDDLQKFQSDSNAEEIDLEFPSTMSELSWESKCKVMKDMKISINKNGVGLTLSETVLDQLASFLKDACNQQDSEAQKNGCELFLSLVRRSRSNRLSVPDKVLKSLASLLNSEVTYEVLAILEAISGHRKCSSSFVTSGVLSSLAKYLDSEIEDLQEFAIKILYNLSINSDICSDIVSLGCIPKLVPLLNYGNFSGKCIFILKNLCHTEEARISIVGTNGCISSIAQRLGMGSLEDQEHAVTILLSLCSQRVEYCELVMEEGVIPPLCTISMKGSEKGKVGATELLRLLRDVQDNEPQDSGVSEPPSSYEPPCNSEQRKPSKKSGFLGFFSKRSPRKK, encoded by the exons ATGTGGAGGCTGTTTCAAATGCCCATTCCTTTAAG AATGTGCACTGAGTTAATGAAATTGGTTGACCGGGTCTCGGAGATATTGCCAGCAATTGAAGAAGCTCGGCCTGGAAGTCCGGAAGGAAGACAGGCCTTATGCAATTTAAACGAAGGAAAGATGAAAGCTGAGCTACTTCTTCAGTATTGTCGAGACTCTAGTAAACTTTATCTG GCATTGACAGGAGATAGGATTGTCTCTAGATGTCACAGAGTGAGGACATTGTTGGAGCATAATTTGCGCAAAATTAAATACATGGTTTCTGTGGCGTTGGCTCGAAAG ATCTCTCAAATAGCAGATGATCTTAGGGTTGCCAAATTTATCCTCGACTCATCTGAAGAAGAGGCTTGGAAGGATATGAGACAATTGCTGAAGCTAGGTGCTTTGCCTCCAGATGAACTGGAAAAATCTGAAATCAAGGCTCTTAAAACTGCTGCTTTGAGGCTTAATATTTTATCATCCAAGGAATTGCTGTACGAGAGACGATCAATCAGGAAATTATTAGATGATGTTGGTCATGACGATCCCGCGAAAAAGAAGATTTTGACATACCTCCTATATCTTTTGAAGAAGCATGGGGAGTTGATACTGCAAGAAATCAGAGAAACCCAAGCCGATAGTTCTAGTAGTAATGAATATGGGGAAACTAAAGCTAACGCGAGACACAGAAATTATGCTTCTCAAGCTGATATAGTACTCAATAGGGCCATCCCCCCTGAGGAATTTAAGTGCCCCATATCAATGAGATTGATGTATGATCCTGTTGTGATTGCATCTGGAGTGACATATGAGAAGGTGTGGATAGAAAAGTGGTTTCAGGAGGGTCATGATACATGCCCGCAAACCAAAATGAAATTAGCTGATTGTTCAGTGACTCCTAATGTTGATTTGaagaatttaattaataaatggTGCATAAAGTTTGGAGTCACCATTCCCGACCCGAGTGTGGAACCAGAGTGCCCCGAGGTTTGGGAGAATTCCATTGCTAGCTTTGGAAGTTCAATGAATGATATACGTTTACCCATCGACTTCAGCAATGTATCACTTGGAGGTCTTGACAATAGTTACTATCCAGATTTATTGAGGCTCAATGGTGGCATTGAATTGGCTATCAAGTCTGGGCAGAGTAAAGAGGATGATCTGCAAAAGTTTCAATCTGATTCAAATGCTGAGGAAATAGACTTGGAGTTTCCATCTACCATGAGTGAGCTTTCATGGGAATCAAAATGCAAGGTTATGAAAGATATGAAAATTTCCATCAACAAAAACGGAGTTGGTCTGACCTTATCTGAAACTGTCTTGGATCAACTTGCCTCATTTTTGAAGGATGCATGTAATCAGCAGGATTCTGAAGCTCAGAAAAATGGATGTGAGCTATTTCTTTCACTTGTGAGAAGAAGCAG ATCCAATAGACTGAGTGTTCCTGATAAGGTTCTGAAATCGTTGGCTAGTTTACTGAATTCAGAAGTGACTTATGAAGTTCTTGCCATTTTAGAAGCAATATCTGGCCACCGTAAATGCAGCTCTAGTTTTGTCACATCCGGCGTCCTTTCTTCATTGGCTAAGTACCTCGACTCAGAGATTGAAGACTTGCAAGAATTTGCCATTAAAATTTTATACAATTTATCCATAAACAGCGACATCTGCTCTGACATCGTATCATTGGGGTGCATACCGAAACTAGTTCCTTTGCTAAATTACGGGAATTTCTCAGGCAAATGTATATTTATACTGAAAAATTTGTGCCACACGGAGGAGGCAAGAATTTCTATTGTGGGAACTAATGGCTGCATTAGCTCCATTGCACAACGTCTGGGGATGGGCAGTCTTGAAGACCAGGAGCATGCAGTTACTATCCTCCTTTCGTTATGCTCTCAACGAGTTGAATATTGTGAGTTAGTAATGGAGGAAGGTGTGATCCCTCCTCTTTGCACCATCTCTATGAAGGGGAGTGAGAAAGGAAAAGTGGGTGCCACTGAATTACTCCGACTTCTACGAGATGTTCAGGATAACGAGCCTCAAGATTCAGGTGTTTCCGAGCCGCCATCCTCTTACGAGCCCCCGTGCAACTCTGAGCAAAGAAAGCCGAGCAAGAAGTCGGGATTTCTTGGATTCTTCTCAAAGCGCAGTCCCCGGAAAAAGTAG
- the LOC103493192 gene encoding U-box domain-containing protein 5 isoform X2: protein MGTDTTENVEAVSNAHSFKVHRRMCTELMKLVDRVSEILPAIEEARPGSPEGRQALCNLNEGKMKAELLLQYCRDSSKLYLALTGDRIVSRCHRVRTLLEHNLRKIKYMVSVALARKISQIADDLRVAKFILDSSEEEAWKDMRQLLKLGALPPDELEKSEIKALKTAALRLNILSSKELLYERRSIRKLLDDVGHDDPAKKKILTYLLYLLKKHGELILQEIRETQADSSSSNEYGETKANARHRNYASQADIVLNRAIPPEEFKCPISMRLMYDPVVIASGVTYEKVWIEKWFQEGHDTCPQTKMKLADCSVTPNVDLKNLINKWCIKFGVTIPDPSVEPECPEVWENSIASFGSSMNDIRLPIDFSNVSLGGLDNSYYPDLLRLNGGIELAIKSGQSKEDDLQKFQSDSNAEEIDLEFPSTMSELSWESKCKVMKDMKISINKNGVGLTLSETVLDQLASFLKDACNQQDSEAQKNGCELFLSLVRRSRSNRLSVPDKVLKSLASLLNSEVTYEVLAILEAISGHRKCSSSFVTSGVLSSLAKYLDSEIEDLQEFAIKILYNLSINSDICSDIVSLGCIPKLVPLLNYGNFSGKCIFILKNLCHTEEARISIVGTNGCISSIAQRLGMGSLEDQEHAVTILLSLCSQRVEYCELVMEEGVIPPLCTISMKGSEKGKVGATELLRLLRDVQDNEPQDSGVSEPPSSYEPPCNSEQRKPSKKSGFLGFFSKRSPRKK, encoded by the exons ATGGGAACTGATACTACTGAAAATGTGGAGGCTGTTTCAAATGCCCATTCCTTTAAG GTTCATCGTAGAATGTGCACTGAGTTAATGAAATTGGTTGACCGGGTCTCGGAGATATTGCCAGCAATTGAAGAAGCTCGGCCTGGAAGTCCGGAAGGAAGACAGGCCTTATGCAATTTAAACGAAGGAAAGATGAAAGCTGAGCTACTTCTTCAGTATTGTCGAGACTCTAGTAAACTTTATCTG GCATTGACAGGAGATAGGATTGTCTCTAGATGTCACAGAGTGAGGACATTGTTGGAGCATAATTTGCGCAAAATTAAATACATGGTTTCTGTGGCGTTGGCTCGAAAG ATCTCTCAAATAGCAGATGATCTTAGGGTTGCCAAATTTATCCTCGACTCATCTGAAGAAGAGGCTTGGAAGGATATGAGACAATTGCTGAAGCTAGGTGCTTTGCCTCCAGATGAACTGGAAAAATCTGAAATCAAGGCTCTTAAAACTGCTGCTTTGAGGCTTAATATTTTATCATCCAAGGAATTGCTGTACGAGAGACGATCAATCAGGAAATTATTAGATGATGTTGGTCATGACGATCCCGCGAAAAAGAAGATTTTGACATACCTCCTATATCTTTTGAAGAAGCATGGGGAGTTGATACTGCAAGAAATCAGAGAAACCCAAGCCGATAGTTCTAGTAGTAATGAATATGGGGAAACTAAAGCTAACGCGAGACACAGAAATTATGCTTCTCAAGCTGATATAGTACTCAATAGGGCCATCCCCCCTGAGGAATTTAAGTGCCCCATATCAATGAGATTGATGTATGATCCTGTTGTGATTGCATCTGGAGTGACATATGAGAAGGTGTGGATAGAAAAGTGGTTTCAGGAGGGTCATGATACATGCCCGCAAACCAAAATGAAATTAGCTGATTGTTCAGTGACTCCTAATGTTGATTTGaagaatttaattaataaatggTGCATAAAGTTTGGAGTCACCATTCCCGACCCGAGTGTGGAACCAGAGTGCCCCGAGGTTTGGGAGAATTCCATTGCTAGCTTTGGAAGTTCAATGAATGATATACGTTTACCCATCGACTTCAGCAATGTATCACTTGGAGGTCTTGACAATAGTTACTATCCAGATTTATTGAGGCTCAATGGTGGCATTGAATTGGCTATCAAGTCTGGGCAGAGTAAAGAGGATGATCTGCAAAAGTTTCAATCTGATTCAAATGCTGAGGAAATAGACTTGGAGTTTCCATCTACCATGAGTGAGCTTTCATGGGAATCAAAATGCAAGGTTATGAAAGATATGAAAATTTCCATCAACAAAAACGGAGTTGGTCTGACCTTATCTGAAACTGTCTTGGATCAACTTGCCTCATTTTTGAAGGATGCATGTAATCAGCAGGATTCTGAAGCTCAGAAAAATGGATGTGAGCTATTTCTTTCACTTGTGAGAAGAAGCAG ATCCAATAGACTGAGTGTTCCTGATAAGGTTCTGAAATCGTTGGCTAGTTTACTGAATTCAGAAGTGACTTATGAAGTTCTTGCCATTTTAGAAGCAATATCTGGCCACCGTAAATGCAGCTCTAGTTTTGTCACATCCGGCGTCCTTTCTTCATTGGCTAAGTACCTCGACTCAGAGATTGAAGACTTGCAAGAATTTGCCATTAAAATTTTATACAATTTATCCATAAACAGCGACATCTGCTCTGACATCGTATCATTGGGGTGCATACCGAAACTAGTTCCTTTGCTAAATTACGGGAATTTCTCAGGCAAATGTATATTTATACTGAAAAATTTGTGCCACACGGAGGAGGCAAGAATTTCTATTGTGGGAACTAATGGCTGCATTAGCTCCATTGCACAACGTCTGGGGATGGGCAGTCTTGAAGACCAGGAGCATGCAGTTACTATCCTCCTTTCGTTATGCTCTCAACGAGTTGAATATTGTGAGTTAGTAATGGAGGAAGGTGTGATCCCTCCTCTTTGCACCATCTCTATGAAGGGGAGTGAGAAAGGAAAAGTGGGTGCCACTGAATTACTCCGACTTCTACGAGATGTTCAGGATAACGAGCCTCAAGATTCAGGTGTTTCCGAGCCGCCATCCTCTTACGAGCCCCCGTGCAACTCTGAGCAAAGAAAGCCGAGCAAGAAGTCGGGATTTCTTGGATTCTTCTCAAAGCGCAGTCCCCGGAAAAAGTAG
- the LOC103493193 gene encoding polygalacturonase inhibitor-like encodes MASNLNKLSWLPFFFFFFITISFAELCNPNDKKVLLKIKKAFNNPYILTSWDPQTDCCHWYCVKCDRTTHRIISLTIFADDRLTGQIPPEVGDLPFLQTLMLHKLPNLTGPIQPTIAKLHNLKFLDLSWNGLSGEIPDSLSTLKNLFILTLSFNKLTGKIPSSLSELPSLGGLRLDRNQLTGQIPDSFGYFAGEQAPDLILSHNQLSGKIPSSLSRLNFTSIDLSRNKLEGDAFMFFGANKTIQILDLSRNLLEFNLSEVVFPQSLTSLDLNHNKVFGGLPPVMTELKLQYLNVSYNRLCGPIPVGGNLQSFDLYSYFHNKCLCGAPLGDCK; translated from the coding sequence ATGGCTTCAAATCTCAACAAACTCTCATGgctccctttcttcttcttcttcttcattacCATTTCCTTTGCGGAGCTTTGCAATCCAAATGACAAAAAAGTGCTTCTAAAAATCAAAAAAGCCTTCAACAATCCCTACATTCTCACCTCTTGGGACCCACAAACAGATTGCTGCCATTGGTACTGTGTCAAATGCGATCGAACTACCCATCGAATCATCTCCCTCACCATCTTCGCCGACGACCGTCTCACCGGCCAAATCCCACCCGAAGTCGGCGACCTTCCATTCCTACAAACCCTTATGCTCCACAAGCTCCCAAATCTCACCGGCCCCATCCAACCCACCATAGCCAAACTCCATAACCTCAAATTTCTCGACCTCAGCTGGAACGGTCTCTCCGGCGAAATCCCAGATTCCTTAAGCACTCTAAAAAATCTCTTCATTCTTACTCTCTCATTCAACAAACTCACCGGAAAAATCCCAAGTTCCCTCTCTGAACTCCCTAGCTTGGGCGGTCTCCGGTTGGATCGGAACCAATTAACAGGACAAATCCCTGACTCCTTCGGCTATTTCGCCGGAGAACAAGCCCCGGATTTGATTCTCTCACACAATCAACTTTCTGGCAAAATCCCTTCTTCTTTGTCGAGATTGAATTTCACTTCCATTGATCTGTCCCGTAACAAACTTGAAGGCGACGCGTTTATGTTCTTCGGCGCCAACAAGACGATTCAGATTCTTGATTTGTCGAGGAACTTGTTGGAGTTTAATTTGTCGGAGGTAGTGTTTCCTCAGAGTTTGACTTCGTTGGATCTTAATCATAATAAGGTGTTTGGGGGTTTGCCGCCGGTGATGACGGAACTGAAATTGCAATATCTGAATGTTAGTTATAATCGACTTTGTGGACCGATTCCGGTGGGTGGGAATTTGCAAAGCTTTGATTTGTATTCTTACTTTCATAATAAGTGTTTGTGTGGAGCACCGCTTGGGGATTGCAAATGA